The following DNA comes from Chitinophaga nivalis.
ACCGGGTAACGCTTATCAGGCATCAAGGTATCTGCAGGTGGTGCATAAATATAAACTTTCCGATATTCCCCCAACACCTTAGACGAAAGCTGGATGATATCTGCCGATATGGGTTTAAAAACCGGATCGGTTTGGGCAAGCAGGCTGTTGGGAATTAACAGGATGAAAAAAACATACACGATGCTATTTCCAAAATGACGCTTTAAGCAGCTGCTGTAATTCATACCAATAGAAGGGTTAAAGTGTGTATATGGTTTTGGAAGTGTATACTAGTTTACCCTGCTGCTGTCAGCATCGCCAGCGTTCCTGCTGAACTGATCCCATTTTGTAAGCAGCATACCGCTTCCTGATGGCGTCTCCTCATAGATGCTATCCGGCAGCAGCTCCAAAAGTACATCACATGCTCCCGTCGGCCCCATTACATCATCCTGTTATTCACCGCCTGCGCTAACGCATCCGCAATACTCCCCACTTCTAACCGCTCAAATATCTTCCGGCGATAATATTTCACTGTATCCGGCACTACAAATATCTTTTCCGCAATCTGGTTGATGGAAAGTCCCTGGGCATACATGCGTAATACTTCCAGTTCCCTGTCTGTAAGTACAGGTTTGCCATTTTTGCTCCATTTCTTTGTTTGCAGGTTTAGCTGCCAGATGTCGTTACTACCTTGCTTGAATATACGAACATTGCCGGGGTATTGCTGGGAAGAGAGCGATACCAGACACATAGATTTCCAGATTTTTCCTTCGGTTGTCAGGAAGAGGGGGGTGAGCCGGTGGTTGACCAGTATTTGCTTTCCTGCTTTGGTAACCAGTTGAAAGTCGTAAGAGATGCTGTACTGCTTCTTTTCGGGCTCGGGTAGCTGTGCATAAAAATCAAACCCGGCATCATTGATCGTGGAAAGCATTTCCAGGTCCTGGGGTGGCACATGCTGGAAGTAAAACTCATAACCCAGCTGCATCACTTCATCGGCCGTATGGCCACAAAGGAATAGCGGATTGTCCGAAACGTATTCAAATGACATATTCGAATAATCTATTATATAGATACTCTCGTAAGAAAGCCGTGCAAACGCCTTCACTACATCCAGATAGTGCTGCCCGCTGAGATCATTGTCAGTGATGTTATCTGGTCTGTTCTTTGTCAGCAGGGCATGGCCGGGCCTATTTTTCATCATAAGTATTAAAATCGCTATAAATTTACACTCAAGTGTAGAGGTTTGCAAGCAAAAAGTCTGGATTTTTGGTGGAAATCCAGATTATGAACCTATCAAGTATTGACACTAAGGAGCTGCTAAAAAGAAAAAGCCGTATTCAGGGAATACTGGCAGCATTCCAGTTACTGTGCGTGATAATGATCGTTTGTGTGCTGATGATTAAAGAAAAGAAGGTAGTGTATATCGCCCCGGTGCTGCCATTGTCGCTGGTCTTTTTACCTCTATTTCAACAGCTGAAAGCTATTAAGAAAGAGCTGCAATCCCGTGCAGCAACTTCCGCTAAATAATTTTTTACTATGAATTGCAAATCATGTAACGCGGCTGTTGCTGATAAGTATTGTGGACACTGCGGCAATCCGATAGCATTGAAGCGGGTGGATAGCCATTATATCATTCATGAGGTGCAGCACGTGCTGCATTTTGAGAAGGGAATATTGTATACAATCAAGGAGCTGTTGATACGCCCCGGCGTAAATATCAGGAGGTTCCTTACGGAAGACAGGAGCCGGCTGGTGAAACCGGTCATTTTCCTTATCATATGTTCGCTGCTGTATACGCTGATTACCCATTTCTTTCATATCGAGAAAGACCATTACGTAAGCGAGTCTATACGGTACGAAACCTTTGCAGCCCTCACCACATGGATAGAAGGGCATTATGGCTATGCCAATATCATCATGGGCCTTTTTATCGGCGCGTGGTTGAAATTGTTTATGCGCAAAAGCGCGTACAATTATTATGAGGTACTGATCATGTTATGTTTCGTGATTGGTACGGGGATGTTGATATATGCATTGTTTGCACTGGTGCAGGGAATCAGCGGGAAAAATATGAAGCTGGTATCGGAAGTGGTATCGCTGTTATACAGTATGTGGGCCATTGGTCAGATATTGGGTGGAAGGAAGATAAAGGGATATGTTCTGTCCCTGGTGGGTTATATATTAGGCATGGGATCGTTCTGGTTGGCAGTAGAATTGTTGGCCTGGATAATAGATCGGTTCAAATGATTAAGTATGGCGCAGTCATGCCGGCCACTATTTTGTACTGTAAGGTTCACGAAGAAAAAGCTAATCGAAGGATTAGCTTTTTTGTTTAACGGTATCAGGATTCGAAGGAAGGGCTGGCCTGGTTCGATTCATTGGAGGCTCGGGGATATGTGCATAGTAATTTCATAAAATTCACAATACTTACTTCAAAAACCTTCCTAAGCTCATCAAAATTCAACCTTTGTTCAAAGTTTTCATTGGCGATATTATCTATATCTACTACTTTGAACTCAATATTATCAAACCCGGTTCCAAAAATAATTTCTTGATTAACTGTATAATTCTTCTTATCGTTGGCTAGTAATATAATGCTTAAAGTTATATCATTAGGCCGCTGTCCATTCGTTTCTTCTATGTCCTCTTTGAATGTATATGATATAGAAAACGTACATACTTCTTTTTTGCCTCCTTCAAGCGAATGAAGTATAAAGCTGTTTTTTTTTCCATAAACTACCTCTTTCTTTACCAATATATCAATACTTGTTTTAAGTAAACAAGTATTGATATGGTTGTCTATTCGTAAAATTTCATTACTTATGAATGATTTTAAATTCATTGGATTTTATTTATAGTTTGCAGCTTTGGAAAGCAGCTACACTAAGTGGATGCGAAGATAATACTGAAAAACGTCATAAATAAAAAAAAGGAATTGCGCAA
Coding sequences within:
- a CDS encoding response regulator transcription factor, with product MMKNRPGHALLTKNRPDNITDNDLSGQHYLDVVKAFARLSYESIYIIDYSNMSFEYVSDNPLFLCGHTADEVMQLGYEFYFQHVPPQDLEMLSTINDAGFDFYAQLPEPEKKQYSISYDFQLVTKAGKQILVNHRLTPLFLTTEGKIWKSMCLVSLSSQQYPGNVRIFKQGSNDIWQLNLQTKKWSKNGKPVLTDRELEVLRMYAQGLSINQIAEKIFVVPDTVKYYRRKIFERLEVGSIADALAQAVNNRMM
- a CDS encoding DUF3667 domain-containing protein; the encoded protein is MNCKSCNAAVADKYCGHCGNPIALKRVDSHYIIHEVQHVLHFEKGILYTIKELLIRPGVNIRRFLTEDRSRLVKPVIFLIICSLLYTLITHFFHIEKDHYVSESIRYETFAALTTWIEGHYGYANIIMGLFIGAWLKLFMRKSAYNYYEVLIMLCFVIGTGMLIYALFALVQGISGKNMKLVSEVVSLLYSMWAIGQILGGRKIKGYVLSLVGYILGMGSFWLAVELLAWIIDRFK